The Ignavibacteria bacterium genome contains the following window.
TCAAATGAGTTATTGTAAAGACAATCCTCTCCAAGCCAATTTTAAAGTATGATTTATTTCTCTGGATATATTTCTTAGTATCTGGCAAAAATAAAAACAAAGGCAAAGAAAAAATCAAAAAGAAAAGAGCCGATGCTGGAAAAGATAGTCTAACCATATTATTAGTTATTAGCGGATAAATAATGACCAGAGATGCAAATGAACCAATGTATCCCATTGCAAATCCGAAACCTGAAGTACGACCATAATTTTTTTCATCTGAAATTTCCGGCAAAAAGGAATCATAGAAAACAAGTCCAGCTTCAAAACCAATATTTGCAAGGATAAATAAAATTAATCCTGCTAAAATATCGCCGGCAGTTATAAAATAAAGTGAAGCGGTTGAAATTATACACATTAGAGTAAAAAAAAGCAGAAATCTTTTTTTGCCGGCTGAATGATCAGCAATTGCACCGAGAAATGGTGAAATAATTGCTACTATGAGCATTGAAATTCCAGTGCCCAGACTCCAATAAAAATCACCGATTGGTTTGTTGCCTGCAACAGTTTCTTTGAAATATACTGCGTAAACAAACGTGACTATGGTGATTGAGAAGGATGTATTCGCAAAATCAAAAAGTGACCAATAAAAAACCTGTCTATATTTTTTTGATAATAATTTTCTCCAGTTAATTTTCACCAAGGTTCCAGACTGATTTTAGGTTTCGATAAGCCCGCGTCCTTTTTTATGAATGCGATTTTCCTGTTTTAATCTCTTCAAAATCGCATCGAGGACGCCATTGATGAATTTGTCACTTTGATCTGTTGAATACCGCTTTGCTATCTCAATTACTTCATTGATTGAAACTTTTGGAGGAATTTCAGGAAAGTGGAGCATCTCACAGGTTGCCATCCTTATCAGTAATCTATCAATTACGGCTATCCTATCTAACTCCCAATTTTTAACAACCTGTTTAATCATTTCATCGTATTCATCACGATGCTTAATTGTTAGAAGAGTTAGAGATTTTACAAATTCTTTTGCTTCTTCATCCTGTATCTCTTGAAGAAGTTCTTCAAACATTAAATCAAGTGAATCATTTGAGAGTTCATAAGCGTATAGAATCTGAAGTACTTTCTCTCTTAATTTTCGACGCGAGATTGTCATTTCCATAATTATAAATTTTTATGCAAAGTTAAAAAAATGAGCACGCAAGTTAAAACCTATAATCTTGAACAAATAGAATTAAAAATTTAATGATCTCATAGAAAAGAATTA
Protein-coding sequences here:
- a CDS encoding MFS transporter; this translates as MNWRKLLSKKYRQVFYWSLFDFANTSFSITIVTFVYAVYFKETVAGNKPIGDFYWSLGTGISMLIVAIISPFLGAIADHSAGKKRFLLFFTLMCIISTASLYFITAGDILAGLILFILANIGFEAGLVFYDSFLPEISDEKNYGRTSGFGFAMGYIGSFASLVIIYPLITNNMVRLSFPASALFFLIFSLPLFLFLPDTKKYIQRNKSYFKIGLERIVFTITHLKNYKNLALFLIAFFFYIEGVNTAIYFSGNYAKSTLNFDFTELTLFFMIAQTTAVAGSIIFGVIADSIGQKKTIYITLIIWFIVIFTASIIRYKYEFFIVGCIAGLGMGSTQSVSRSLMSKLTPPDKKTEFFGFYSFFGKSSAIFGPLVFGFVSWQTGSQRIAILSMGLFFTIGMLLLSKVKEHLTKPV
- the nusB gene encoding transcription antitermination factor NusB — protein: MTISRRKLREKVLQILYAYELSNDSLDLMFEELLQEIQDEEAKEFVKSLTLLTIKHRDEYDEMIKQVVKNWELDRIAVIDRLLIRMATCEMLHFPEIPPKVSINEVIEIAKRYSTDQSDKFINGVLDAILKRLKQENRIHKKGRGLIET